The Siniperca chuatsi isolate FFG_IHB_CAS linkage group LG2, ASM2008510v1, whole genome shotgun sequence genome window below encodes:
- the LOC122888961 gene encoding RNA-binding protein 38-like, giving the protein MLLHQFMNGALEVMHPSPLQKDTTFTKIFVGGLPYHTNDASLRKYFEAYGDIDEAVVITDRQTGKSRGYGFVTMTDRGAAERACKDPNPIIDGRKANVNLAYLGAKPRSIQTGISIGVQPIHPALIQRQYGMAQPYVYPQAFVQPSLVLPTQVSSSVSTSPYLDYSAAYTQYAQAAFEQQYPYAASPAGFLGYSYATSPSAATGPAAAATAPATVHPTLPSATGPAPAFLHYAPQQHIQPDRMQ; this is encoded by the exons ATGCTTCTGCATCAGTTCATGAACGGAGCCCTGGAAGTCATGCATCCCTCACCGCTTCAGAAAGACACTACTTTTACCAAAATCTTTGTCGGCGGGCTGCCATACCACACGAACGATGCCTCACTGAGAAAATACTTCGAGGCCTATGGGGACATTGACGAGGCTGTGGTGATAACGGACAGACAGACCGGTAAATCCAGAGGATACGGCTTT GTGACAATGACTGAccgaggagcagcagagagagccTGCAAGGATCCCAACCCCATAATCGATGGCAGGAAGGCCAATGTCAACCTGGCCTACCTGGGTGCCAAACCCCGCAGCATACAGACAG GCATATCCATCGGAGTGCAGCCCATTCACCCAGCACTCATCCAGAGGCAGTATGG gatGGCCCAGCCCTACGTCTACCCACAAGCCTTTGTGCAGCCCAGCTTGGTGCTGCCCACTCAGGTTTCCTCTTCCGTCAGCACCAGCCCTTACCTGGACTACAGTGCAGCCTACACCCAGTACGCCCAGGCAGCCTTTGAGCAGCAGTACCCGTATGCCGCCTCCCCAGCTGGCTTCTTGGGCTACAGTTACGCCACCAGCCCCTCAGCCGCCACCGGTCCGGCTGCCGCCGCCACAGCTCCTGCCACCGTCCACCCCACCCTCCCCTCTGCCACTGGCCCGGCCCCGGCCTTCCTGCACTACGCCCCACAGCAGCACATCCAGCCGGACCGTATGCAGTGA
- the rae1 gene encoding mRNA export factor isoform X2 codes for MSLFGANTGFGTGGTGVFGNTTTDSHNPMKDVEVTSPPDDSISCLAFSPPTMPGNFLIGGSWANDVRCWEVQDNGQTVPKAQQTHAGPVLDACWSDDGSKVFTASCDKTAKMWDLNSNQAMQIAQHDGPIKAIHWIKAPNYSCIMTGSWDKTLKFWDTRSPNPMMSLQMPERCYCADVVYPMAVVATAERGLIVYQLENQPSEFRRIDSPLKHQHRCVAIFKDKQNKPTGFALGSIEGRVAIHYINPPNPAKDNFTFKCHRSNGTNTTTPQDIYAVNAISFHPVHGTLATVGSDGRFSFWDKDARTKLKTSEQLDQPITACCFNQNGNIFAYASSYDWSKGHEYYNPQKKNYIFLRNAAEELKPRNKK; via the exons ATGAGTTTATTTGGGGCAAACACCGGGTTTGGAACAGGAGGGACCGGTGTCTTtggaaacacaacaacagacagcCATAATCCCATGAAG GATGTTGAAGTGACTTCCCCTCCAGATGACAGCATCAGCTGTCTGGCTTTCAGCCCCCCTACTATGCCAGGCAACTTCCTCATTGGAGGATCCTGGGCCAATGAT GTCCGGTGCTGGGAGGTGCAAGACAATGGACAGACTGTCCCCAAAGCCCAACAGACGCATGCAGGTCCAGTGCTGGATGCATGCTGGAGTGAT GATGGGAGTAAAGTCTTCACTGCTTCCTGTGACAAAACAGCCAAGATGTGGGATCTTAACAGCAATCAAGCAATGCAGATTGCACAG CATGACGGCCCGATCAAAGCAATCCACTGGATAAAAGCCCCAAACTACAGCTGTATCATGACTGGCAGTTGGGACAAAACACTGAAG tTCTGGGACACCCGCTCTCCCAATCCCATGATGTCTCTGCAGATGCCAGAGAGATGCTACTGTGCAGATGTT GTGTACCCCATGGCAGTGGTTGCCACAGCTGAGAGAGGACTGATAGTGTACCAGCTGGAGAACCAGCCCTCTGAGTTTCGCAGAATAGACTCTCCCCTCAAACATCAG CACCGGTGTGTCGCCATATTTAAGGACAAGCAGAACAAGCCCACAGGCTTTGCACTGGGAAGCATTGAGGGCCGAGTGGCCATCCACTATATCAACCCTCCAAACCC AGCCAAAGACAACTTCACCTTTAAGTGCCACAGGTCCAATGGAACCAACACAACCACTCCACAGGACATCTATGCT GTGAATGCCATCTCCTTCCATCCTGTCCATGGCACGCTGGCTACAGTGGGCTCAGACGGGCGCTTCAGCTTCTGGGACAAAGACGCCCGCACCAAGTTAAAGACCTCAGAGCAGCTCGACCAGCCCATTACGGCTTGCTGCTTCAAccaaaatggcaacatttttgcATATGCTTCCAGTTATGACTGGTCAAAG GGCCATGAGTACTACAACCCCCAGAAAAAGAACTACATCTTCCTGAGGAACGCTGCGGAGGAGCTGAAGCCTCGGAACAAGAAATG A
- the rae1 gene encoding mRNA export factor isoform X1 produces MSLFGANTGFGTGGTGVFGNTTTDSHNPMKDVEVTSPPDDSISCLAFSPPTMPGNFLIGGSWANDVRCWEVQDNGQTVPKAQQTHAGPVLDACWSDDGSKVFTASCDKTAKMWDLNSNQAMQIAQHDGPIKAIHWIKAPNYSCIMTGSWDKTLKFWDTRSPNPMMSLQMPERCYCADVVYPMAVVATAERGLIVYQLENQPSEFRRIDSPLKHQHRCVAIFKDKQNKPTGFALGSIEGRVAIHYINPPNPAKDNFTFKCHRSNGTNTTTPQDIYAVNAISFHPVHGTLATVGSDGRFSFWDKDARTKLKTSEQLDQPITACCFNQNGNIFAYASSYDWSKGHEYYNPQKKNYIFLRNAAEELKPRNKKW; encoded by the exons ATGAGTTTATTTGGGGCAAACACCGGGTTTGGAACAGGAGGGACCGGTGTCTTtggaaacacaacaacagacagcCATAATCCCATGAAG GATGTTGAAGTGACTTCCCCTCCAGATGACAGCATCAGCTGTCTGGCTTTCAGCCCCCCTACTATGCCAGGCAACTTCCTCATTGGAGGATCCTGGGCCAATGAT GTCCGGTGCTGGGAGGTGCAAGACAATGGACAGACTGTCCCCAAAGCCCAACAGACGCATGCAGGTCCAGTGCTGGATGCATGCTGGAGTGAT GATGGGAGTAAAGTCTTCACTGCTTCCTGTGACAAAACAGCCAAGATGTGGGATCTTAACAGCAATCAAGCAATGCAGATTGCACAG CATGACGGCCCGATCAAAGCAATCCACTGGATAAAAGCCCCAAACTACAGCTGTATCATGACTGGCAGTTGGGACAAAACACTGAAG tTCTGGGACACCCGCTCTCCCAATCCCATGATGTCTCTGCAGATGCCAGAGAGATGCTACTGTGCAGATGTT GTGTACCCCATGGCAGTGGTTGCCACAGCTGAGAGAGGACTGATAGTGTACCAGCTGGAGAACCAGCCCTCTGAGTTTCGCAGAATAGACTCTCCCCTCAAACATCAG CACCGGTGTGTCGCCATATTTAAGGACAAGCAGAACAAGCCCACAGGCTTTGCACTGGGAAGCATTGAGGGCCGAGTGGCCATCCACTATATCAACCCTCCAAACCC AGCCAAAGACAACTTCACCTTTAAGTGCCACAGGTCCAATGGAACCAACACAACCACTCCACAGGACATCTATGCT GTGAATGCCATCTCCTTCCATCCTGTCCATGGCACGCTGGCTACAGTGGGCTCAGACGGGCGCTTCAGCTTCTGGGACAAAGACGCCCGCACCAAGTTAAAGACCTCAGAGCAGCTCGACCAGCCCATTACGGCTTGCTGCTTCAAccaaaatggcaacatttttgcATATGCTTCCAGTTATGACTGGTCAAAG GGCCATGAGTACTACAACCCCCAGAAAAAGAACTACATCTTCCTGAGGAACGCTGCGGAGGAGCTGAAGCCTCGGAACAAGAAATGGTGA